CTTCAAGAGATTTTTGCCAACTTTATCTCTGGTTTGATTATCTTGTTTGAAAAACCGATTCGAATTGGCGATACCGTCACCATTCGTGACCTTACCGGCACGATTTCTAATATCGAAACTCGCGCGACCACAATTGTGGACTGGGACCGCAAAGAAATAATCGTGCCCAATAAAGCCTTCATTACCGAGCAGTTTATAAACTGGTCACTTACCGACCCTATCACCCGCGTGGTTCTAATGGTGCAAGTAAAACAGGGCTCTGATAACGAATTAGTGACCAAGCTGCTGCAAGAAGCCGTTGATGCAAATAGCCTCGTATTGGCTAACCCTGCACCAGAAATCTACTTTACCGAGTACACCAATAACGGTATGAAGTTTGAGATGCGTATCCACGTGAGTGAAATGCGCTACCGCTTGCCGATGACCCATGAACTCTACACTTTGATCAATGACAAGTTTAAGGCGAATAAGGTAGAGATCGCCTACCCACAATTAGATATATCTCTCAATACATAAACATGATTTTGCTATCTTAGGGCTTTAAAAAACTACTATTTCAACTAATTAGCCCAGAGACCCTCGATCATGGCCGTGCAAAAACATTTCAAACTGCTGGTTTGTTTTATTGTTCCCTTGTTAATACTGGCGCTTCCCACCAGTGCTATTCCACTACCAGAGTTAACCGTAGTTCAACACCGTATCATTGCTATCTTTGTATTAGCGGCGCTACTATGGATTTTTGAACCAGTACCAGTGTTTGCCACTTCACTGCTAATTATCACCCTCGAACTGGTGCTTATCTCTAACCAAGGGATTAACGCCATAGTGGCCGATACCGGGCCTGCGCCAATGGGCGACTTGCTTCCATACACCAGCATCTTTAATGCTTTTTCATCACCAATCATCATCCTGTTTATGGGTGGTTTTGCCCTAGCCATTGGCGCATCTAAGTTTGAGCTAGACAACAACCTAGCCCGAGTACTGCTAAAACCCTTTGGTAAACGCATCCCAATGATTATGCTCGGCATTATGCTGATTACCGCGATTTTCAGTATGTTTATGAGCAACACCGCTACCACCGTAATGATGCTGGCGATTGTAGGCCCTTTAATTGCCGCAGCGCCGCGCAATGATTTAGGCATGAAAGGCTTAATTTTGGCGATTCCAGTGGCAGCTAATACCGGTGGTATTGGTACCCCGATTGGTACCCCACCAAACGCAATCGCCCTGCAGTACATTCCCGAAGGACAAATTACCTTCGCTTCTTGGATGGCCTTTGGCATTCCCTTTGTAATTATTCAATTGGCGATTGGCTGGTTTTTATTATGTAAGCTCTACCCCTCAGAAACCGGTGTGTTAGAGCTTAATTTAAAAGGCCGCTTTCAAAAAAGCACCCGCGCTTACATTGTATATGCCACTTTCGCGCTCACCATTTTATTGTGGCTAAGCACCGCTTGGCATGGCATGAACAGTTACGTAGTGGCGATTATTCCTTTAGCTGTGTTTACCCTCACTGGAGTCATTGGAAAAGACGATCTCAAGCTATTTAACTGGGACGTACTTTGGCTCGTGGCCGGTGGTATCGCCATGGGCATGGCGCTAGAGAAAAGCGGTTTAGCCGCCAAGATTGCTACCTCTATCGACTTTGCTAGCCTGCCAACCTTAGCTGTGATTGTGGTGCTATCCATTGTTTGTGTAGTGATGGCAAACTTTATGTCGAACACCGCTACCGCCAACTTAATTATGCCGATTGCCGCTGCGGTAGCCACCAGCTTAAACGGCTTAGATGGTGACGGCGGCATTACCACATTACTGATCATTGTGGCGCTGTCGGCTTCCTTAGGCATGATGCTACCCGTGAGCACCCCGCCCAACGCCTTGGCCTACTCTACCGGCTTTATCGAAACCAAAGACTTGATTAAGGTAGGTGGCGTTATTGGCTGTACCGGTTTGGCTCTGCTTTACCTAGCGATGATGGTGTTCTTATAGGTAACTAAGTACGGGAGCGAGAGCTCCCGCTGACAACCTTAAGCGCGTTCTACGCTAAAACTTTGCACTGCTTGAATATTGGGCGCATCTAAGGCGAGCATCAACAAGCGGTCAATACCAAGGGCCACCCCAGCACAAGTCGGCAAGCCCGCGCCAAGTGCAGCCAGAAAACGTTGGTCTACTTGCGCAGCAGCCAAGCCCATATTTTCCCGAACCTGCTGGTCTTTAGCAAAACGCTGAGCCTGCTCTTCAGCATCAGTAAGTTCATGAAAACCGTTGGCTAACTCTACGCCTTTAAAATACAACTCAAAGCGCTCTGCCACTTGCGGATCATCTGGCGATATTTTGGCGAGCGCAGCCTGCGATGCAGGGAAGTGGTAAACAAAGCATGGTCGTTGCTGCGCTATTTTAGGCTCTACTCCTAAGCTAAATAACAACTGCAAAATGGTGTCGCGGTCGGGTTCGCGCGCCACTAAGTCTTCAACGCCCAAGGTTTTAGCCACTTCAATAAACTCGGCGTGGCTAGCGCTTAAGGGGTTTAGGCCTAATTGTTGCTCAAAGGCTTCCACATAGCTTATGCGCTCAGCTTTCTCCCAGGCCAAGACCTCATGCATCAATGCATCTATTTCATCCATTAACGTAAAATGGTCAAAGCCTATGCGATACCACTCCAGCATTGTGAACTCAGGATTATGAAAACGCCCCGCTTCTTCATTGCGAAAAGCTTTGGCCAGCTGGTAAATACAACCACTGCCTGCAGCCAGTAATCGCTTCATGTGAAACTCGGGCGAGGTTTGCAAATACAACGGCAAAGTTTGCGGAGCTGCCGGCCCCGACAAGGTGGTGCTAAAGCTATGTAAGTGCACATCGCTCACGCAGGCTTGGCTCAAACAGGGAGTATCAACTTCCATCACTTCACGCTTGGCAAAAAAACATCTGATTTTATTAATGATTTTCGCCCGCTGCTGAAGAGATTGAATACTTGCCGAGGGTTGCCAAAGTGTTTCAGACATGCAAATTTTTTCCTGCATTGAGTTAGAGAGTTTCGCGAGGTTTTATACCACTTTGCTAACAAAAGCGGGAGTTATATCTCAAAAGCCAAATTATCTCAGCCGCTTGCTCAAAGTAGCGTCAATATTTGATTTTAGTCAAACACCAAAAAGCTAATACCCGCACAATCATTGTAGGCTTATTTCGTATGGAGAAAAGCGTGGAAGTAATCAAAACTGATGTTGCCATTGTTGGCGCTGGGGGCGCAGGTTTGCGTGCTGCGATTGAAGTTGCACAGCAGCACCCAGAGTTAGAAGTGGCACTAATTTCAAAAGTATATCCAATGCGCAGCCACACGGTTGCCGCCGAGGGTGGCGCTGCAGGCGTAGCCCAAGATCACGATAGCTTCGAAAACCACTTTAACGATACCGTATCGGGTGGCGATTGGTTGTGTGAGCAAGACGTTGTAGATTTTTTTGTTGAGCGTGCACCTAAAGAGCTTACTCAGCTGGAGCATTGGGGTTGCCCCTGGTCTCGTCGCCCTGATGGTAGCGTAAATGTACGCCGCTTTGGGGGCATGAAAATTGAGCGCACTTGGTTTGCCGCCGATAAAAGTGGCTTCCACATTCTTCATACTCTGTTTCAAACCTCAATCAAATACCCCAGCATTAAACGCTACGACGAGCATTTTGTACTCGACCTAGTGGTTGAAGATGGTGAAGTAAAGGGCTTAATCGCCCTCGATATCGCCGAAGGCGAAGCTAAATTAATTCAGGCTAAGTCAGTAATTATCGCTACTGGCGGTGCAGGCCGAGTCTATCGTTTTAATACTAACGGCGGCATTGTGACTGGTGACGGCATGGCGCTAGCTTACCGCCATGGTGTGCCTCTGCGTGATATGGAGTTTGTCCAATATCACCCAACCGGTTTACCTGGCTCAGGCATCTTGATGACCGAAGGCTGTCGTGGTGAAGGTGGCATTCTTACTAACAAAGACGGCTACCGTTACCTGCAAGACTACGGCCTTGGGCCAGAAACACCGGTAGGCAAACCCGAAAATAAATACATGGAGCTAGGCCCACGTGACCGCTTAAGCCAGTGTTTTTGGCAGGAGGCACAATTAGGCCGAACCATTGAAGGTCCCAACGGCGACTACGTAAACCTAGATCTTACCCACTTAGGCGAAGACTACTTACTAGAACGTTTGCCGTTTATTTGTGAATTAGCTAAAGCTTACATGGGTGTAGACCCAGTGAAAGAACCAATTCCAGTGCGCCCAACCGTTCACTACACCATGGGCGGTATTGAAACCGACGGACGTTGTGCCACCTCAATGAAGGGCTTGTATGCTGTTGGCGAATGTTCATCAGTAGGTTTACACGGTGCCAACCGCTTAGGCTCTAACTCGTTAACCGAAATTACCGTGTTTGGCCAGGTGGCTGGCGAATCTGCCGCACGCAATGCCATTGTTAGCGAACATGGCGATAGCGCTAGCTTATTAGCTCAGGCCGAACAAACCCTAGCGAGTTACCAAGCGCTAAAAACCAACCAAGGCGATGAGAAAACCTCAGACATTCGCAACGAGTTAGGTCGCACCATGGAAGCAGGTGTGGGTATTTACCGCACCGAAGAAACCATGCAGCAAACCATCGACAAAATTGCCGAGTTAAAGCAGCGTTATAAAAACATCAAGTTGGTGGATGACAGCGAAGTATTCAATACCGAATGGTTATACGCGGTAGAGCTGGGCTACCTGCTCGACGTAGCCGAAGCCATGGCAGTTTCGGCCATCAACCGTAAAGAGAGCCGTGGTTCTCACCAACGTATTGACGGCTTCGAAAAGCGTGATGATGTGAACTACCTTAAGCATACCCTAGCTAACTACCGCCCAGATAGCGCGCCAGAAATTAGCTATAGCGATGTGAAGATTACTAAGTCTCAACCCGCCGAACGCGTCTACGGCGCAGCAGCCGACGCCCAAGAAGCAGCCAAGAAACAAGCGGAGGCAAACTAACATGGCAGATTCAATTAAAATCGATATTCTGCGCTACCGCCCAGAGAGCGATAAAGAGCCAGTATGGCAAAGTTATGATGTGCCCTTCACCAATGAGATGTCGCTGCTAGAAGCCTTGGCTTACATTAAAGACGAACTCGACCCCACTCTTAGCTATCGCTGGTCCTGTCGCATGGCCATTTGTGGTAGCTGCGGCATGATGGTAAACGGCGTTCCAAAGCTAGGTTGTAAAACTTTCCTCCGTGATTATAAAAACGGAATGAAAGTAGAAGCCTTGGCGAACTTCCCCATCGAGCGCGATTTAGTGGTAGATATGAGCGACTTTATTGAGAAGTTAGAAGCCATTAAACCCTACATCATCAATGACAAGCCGCGTGCTTTAGAAGATGGCTGCCACACTCAGTCACCCAAGCAAATGGCCCAATACAAACAATTTTCTATGTGTATTAATTGCGGCCTTTGTTATGCAGCTTGTCCGCAATATGGCTTAGATAAATCCTTTACAGGCCCTGCCGCATTGGCGCTACTTCACCGCTATAACCAAGATAGCCGCGATGCGGGCAAAGCAGAGCGCATGAAGATAGTAAACGCTGAAGAAGGCGCTTGGGGCTGTACCTTTGTGGGTTACTGCTCGAAGGTATGTCCTAAAGACGTAGATCCAGCGGCAGCGATTCAACTTGGTAAAGTAGATAGCGCCAAAGACTATGTAATCGCCATGTTCAAGCCAGGAGAGTAAGCATGAGCAAACGTAAACCTTATGAAAGAAAAATGGGTGCAACGTGGTGGCTTAAAAACACGTTTCATACCAAGTACATCATTCGTGAAGGCTCTAGCCTAGTGATTGCCATCTACAGCTTTGTATTGCTGTTTGGCTTATTCCGCTTAAGCCAAGGCGCAGAGGCTTTTAATGGCTGGGTGGAAGCTATGAGCCAACCCGGCTGGATTGTATTTCACCTGCTCAGCCTTGCGTGGACGCTATACCACAGCATTACCTGGTTTAGCCTTGCTCCAAAAGCGGCCAACATTTGGCTTGGTCAAAAACGGGTACCCGACAACTGGATTGTTAGCGGTATGTATGGCGCACTAGCAGTGATTAGTTTAGCTGGCTTAATCTTGGTTTTGATTTAGGAGACACTGATGAAACGTTCTAATGAACCGGTATTTTGGGGAATGTTTGGCGCGGGCGGCATGGTTGCAGCCTTGTTCACTCCAATTGCTATTTTAATCACCGGCTTACTGGTGCCTATGGGCATTATCTCCGGCGAGCAATTCTCTTATGAGCGGCTGTTGGCCTTTTCTCAACACTGGATAGGTGCCGCGGTCATTTGGATAGTCATTAGCTTACCGCTTTGGCTGTGTATGCATCGCCTTTACCACACCCTGCACGACTTTGGCATTCATGCCGGCAACCTAGTTAAAGCGCTGTTCTACGGCGTAGCATTTGCAGGCTCTATTGCTTGCGCTACTTTGCTATTGCTGGGCCTTGTATAAGCAACTTAATAAACGTGGGCTAAGCGCTTAGCCCACGATAAGCTTCGAAAAAGCATATTCCAGCAACCAGCAAAAATGCCACCCAAGATAAGTGCTTAGCTTTACTGAAAAATACAGAAAGTAAGGCGCTAAACATAAACACACAGCCAATAGTCACCAAGGTAAAAGTATTGGCAGCAGAAGCTTGTAACAGTAGAGCTGCAAATCCTAATGCGCATAGCGACAAGATATGCCAGCAGAACCGAAGTGTGCCTTTGGTAAATTGATCATCACCAAATAGATGCGGAATATTATCGCGTTTAAATAAACGCCTGAGAATATACTTTTCACCTAAATAAGAATGCACGAAAGCAATAAAAACCAAAATCAGTGAAGCGGATAAAAGTAGCATGCGCCATCCCAGAAACTCTTCCCATTGGAGCCTAGCACTTATAATCATTATCTCCACTCAAACAAACTCTCGCGCCTGCACAAGCTTAGACAAAGAGAAGTAGTTTTTAGGCGAGCGAGCAAACAGCAAGAATGAAAGAAGTAGTGATTCTAGATATCGACTGAACTTAGTTACAGCCTGATACGCTTATCGTGCGATAGCCGCTAAAGGGAGTACTTTAATCAACTAGGTAGGAAACAAGCAGGCTAAAGATCAGCCTACTTTTAAATCTCGCTGGCAGTTACGTTTAAGTAAACGAATTTCAGATTCTAACTGCATTTCTCGTTGTTTAAGCATATCCAATTCTGCTTCTTTACAAGCCAATTGCTCAAATACGCCCGTTGGGTAATCACCGCCACCTTTAGCAAAACTCAGCTTGTGGGAGTAACGCTTACTTACGTGCCCTACTGGTGCTTCTATCACCGCATCCATACTGATAACCTTTTTATCATTAAGTGAGTCATTGCTTAAGCATTGCAGACAAATGGCATTTACGCAAAGTAAAAAATTGACTTAAATCAAAGCGATTAGCGGGGAAATTTTATTCAACTGGCAAATATATTTTTCGTCTAAAAAGTCAGTTGATCAAGCTAGATCTTAAACAAATAACCAAATAAAAAAGGGAGCCTAAGCTCCCTTAAATTTAGTGAAGTAGCGTTTACTTTACGCGACCTACATATTCAGCGCTGCGAGTATCAACTTTTACCACTTCGCCAATTTGGATAAACAAAGGCACACGGACTACTGCACCTGTAGTTAAAGTAGCCGGTTTACCACCAGTGCCGGCAGTATCACCTTTAAGGCCTGGGTCAGTTTCGGTTACTTCTAACTCTACAAAATTAGGGGGCGTCACTAAGATTGGGTTTTCATTCCAAGTGGTAATAACACATATGTCTTGTTCAACTAACCATTTAGCCGTGTCGCCGACAGCTTTTTCATCTGCAGCAATTTGCTCAAAAGTATCGTTGTTCATGAAATGGTAGAATTCGCCATCGTTATACAAGTAGGCTAGTTCGTAATCCATCACGTCAGCCGCCTCTACAGACTCGCCCGACTTAAAGGTTTTTTCTAAAGTTTTACCGGTTAATAAACGGCGTAACTTAACACGGCTAAACGCTTGGCCTTTACCTGGTTTTACAAATTCATTCTCTAGAATTGCATAAGGCTCGCCGTCGAGCATAATTTTTAGCCCGCCTTTGAATTCACTGGTACTATATGACGCCATTTGGTCCTCTACTTACAAGGTAATATCAATTTCAATGTTGCGAATAATACCGCGAAACGACGCTGCTGTGCAGGGTAATTGGCAAAAAGAGCTGGCAAACGCCATCACAGATCCCAAAGATCTGCTGCAATTTTTGCAATTGGACCCAGAAAACTATCAATCAGACATCGCAGCCCGCAAATTATTCCCAATGCGCGTACCTTTAAGCTTCGCCAAACGTATGCAAAGTGGCAACCCTAAAGACCCATTGTTACTGCAGGTTTTGCCCCAGCAAGCAGAATTTATTGACGTTGCAGGCTTTAGCCAAGATCCCCTTGAAGAGCACCAAGCCGCTGTGCCGGGCTTGCTACATAAGTACCAAAGCCGAGTGCTGTTTATAGTGCGAGGCGGCTGCGCAGTAAACTGCAGATATTGCTTTCGTCGCCACTTTCCCTATCAAGATAACAGTCCGAATAAACAAGGCTGGCAACAGGCTTTAGATTACATTGCGAAAGATGACGCGATTAATGAAGTGATATTTAGTGGCGGCGATCCACTGATGGCAAACGACCAACAGCTTGCTTGGCTGGTAGAACAGCTAGAACAAATCGACCACTTAAAGCGGCTGCGCATTCACACCCGTTTACCGGTAGTGATTCCTAGCCGCATAACTGAAGAGCTGGTTGAGCTGCTGGCTCAATCTCGCCTGCAAACCATTGTGGTAAGCCATATCAACCACCCCAACGAGATAAACCAAGAGCTAAGCTGCGCCTTTGCCAAATTACACCAAGCGGGTATTACCCTGCTTAACCAAGGTGTGCTACTAAAAGATATAAACGATGATGCCAGCACTTTGGCACAGTTGAGTGAAGCCTTATTCTCGACCAATATTTTGCCCTACTACCTGTTCTTGCTCGACAAAGTAGCAGGCGCAGCCCATTACGATATTGACGAGCAAAGCGCAGTGTCGATAATGCGAGACTTATATCAACGCTTACCTGGCTTTTTAGTTCCACGCTTAGCCCGCGAGCAAGCAGGCAAACGCAGTAAAACACCAATAGATATTGGCTTGAGCTAAACTAAAGCAACAGAACAAGGCTTAACGCAGATTTTGAGTTAAGCGCGTATTCACCCAAATACAGTGACCACATCCATGGATAAAACCAAGCTCATTGAGCAAATACAAGAAAACCTCAAAGATATCTACCATAAGGCTATTGATGCCGACACGGTGATACAGCAACAACAAGAGCAAGGCAAAGCCAAGTATACCGAGTTGTTTAAAGACAGTTTATTTAAGGCCAAAGACCGTCAGTTTTTGCCTTACGTGGAAGAGTTAGCCAGTGATTTGGTGCTACTGCAGGAAAGCCAAGACGACGAGCACTTTGTTACTCAACTAAAGGTTATGGTTGCCAAACTTGAGCAAATCCACAGCCTACTGGCCGACTTTAAACAGCTTACTCGCTAGGGCTATCTGCAAACGCTCTTAGGTAGGGGGAGAATTCTTCGGCTGGCGCCCAAGCTGCAACAGCCGCTCCCAATACCAACACTTCTTTAGTTATGTATTTAAGCTGATCTAAATGCTGTTGATTCTCTACGCCGTCTACCAATAACTTCACCCCCAAACGATTAGCAAACATCACCGTGGCAATCAGCATGGGCTGTTTATCGCTGGCATTTAGCAGATCCGACATTAGCGATTTCGCCCCGCGCAAGTACTGTACTGGCAGATGATTAAGCAATTCCAAGGGGCACTCTGCACTACCAAAGTTATCTAGCGACAAACTCACCCCTATACGGCGTAACTCACGAATCGCATCCACACAATCTAACAGCATTTGTTGGTCGCTATCGATAATGTTGATGATTAAGCGATGCGGCAATATTCGGCTTTCTATTAAGACTTTGTTCACCAATACCAGCAAGTCGTTATGTAAGGTGGAAGAAGAAATCGACACTGCCAGCTGCAAATTAGTATTTAAGCCATGCTGCCAACGCTTAAGTTGCTGGGTAGATACGCGTAGTACCCAAGATTCTAGCGCCACCACACAGCCACAAGCGTGGGCAACATCAACCAGCTCGGCCTGTTCCACCCAACCATAAACCGGATGCTCCCAGCGCGCTTGAACTTCGGCACCTATCACTTTGTCATTCGCTAAGTCTAAAATTGGCTGGTAAAACAAACTCATTTGCTGGTTTTCTAGGGCGTCGCGAAACTGGCTGAGTAAGTGTTGCTCTCGCTCTTTGGCTAATTGCATCTGTCCTTCAAAAAACTGCCAAGAGCTACAACGCGATTCTTGCTTGGCTTGGTACATTGCTGTATCAGCTTGGCCTAATATACTTAGCCAGTCGTCTTGGCTGTCTAAAGCAGTGCTAATACCGATACTGGTGCCCACAAAGCACTCTCTGTCTTCCAAAGACATAGGCTTTTCGATCACGTTAATTATACGCTGTGCAAAGCCGGAACAGTCTTCTCTAGAGCGCACTCTAGTTTGCACAATGGCAAACTCATCGCCCCCCAAACGCACTGCATAATCACAATGGCGCATTTGCCCATTTAAGCGCTGCGCCACCACATTTAAAATGCGGTCGCCATATTCGTGGCCATAGCTGTCGTTAATGCTTTTAAAGCCGTTAAGGTCTAGCACCATAATGGCGTAATCACGGCGATTATTTTCTAGGCTGGCAATAAACTCGCGCAAACCGGCCCGATTAGGTAAACCAGTAAGAACATCGTGGTTAGCAAGATAGCGATTGATATGATTCTCACGCACTATCATCACAATCAGAATGGAACCACTAATTAGCAGCGCACCAATGGCAAAAGACAAAAATAGCTGCAATTGCAGTAACCTAAAGTCGGTTTTCTTATCAAATTCGCTATTCCGCTGAAACTCTTTATTCACCAAGGTATTGATGGGAGCCGAATACATGTCTAGCCGCTCAATAACTTGTTCAAATTTTTCGTGGCTAGGAGGAAGAGCTTGCAGTAAAGGCTCAATTCGTTGTATTTCTTGAAACAGCTCACGCACTAGCTGTCTAGCGGTCTTGATGTTATGAAAGCCCGCATTTTCTTGGCCTTCTAACAGCACAGGAAAACGGCTCCACAATATGTCATAACGCAGCATTAAATCAGAATGCTTAACTCCGCCAAGGCGATACAGCTGCAGCGAATTAATAAAACGGCGATGCTCCATTTGCAACTGAACCACCGACCAAGACGTAGAAGACTTAGGCGATTCAAGTAGCTGAATAATTTGCCTTAGTTGGTAAATACTGATGATCGCACTGACCACAAACAGCGATACCACTAAGGAAATTAAAAACTTTTTATATTTTTGCGGAAGCTGGGTAAGCCAATTCATCAATAGCTAGGCTCACTTAACAATAATGCTGCGTAATTGCCAAATCATAAAATCGTTATAGGGCATTTGCAGTAATTCGGGGTGGTCATCAATTGGTAGCATTAACCACAATGGGCCTTTATCACGCACCCGCATCGGGCGGTCGTTATCAGACCAAGCCAAAATAGGATCAAATTTCTCAATCTCGGAGAAATCTATTTCAACCTCATAATTATTTAAGGCTACCAAAGTCAGTTTACTCGATTGCGCGCCAGCTAAGGCTAATACTTCGGCTACTTTTGGGCCTTTGTAGTGATGGCGGGTTTCAACCCAAGGGTGGCGGGTAACAATAGTATGTTGTGGTAAGGCCTGTAGCATCTTTAGGTCAAAGTCTGCTGCACCTTGGTTGTTACCATGCTGAATAAGGCCAGCAATGGTTAATATGGGTTCGTCTTGTGGTGTTGCTAATTCTGCCGAGCTGAATGAGCAACATAGCAATAAACTAAATGCTAACAAAAATCGCATAACTCGTTCTCCTTAACGTGGTTAGCTGCGCTTAACTGTATCGTTCAATCCTAAACCATAGCGCATTTGTTGCAGTTACATCTTGAGTATGCGTGAGTTTTAGCGAATAAAAAAGGGCAAGCTAAAAAGCTTACCTTTTTTAGGTGTATTGAACTTGCAGCAAATGCCCCGCACAGAACTCGATTTCAAAAATATTGGGGCAACAAGCAATAACTAGCACTAACTAAAGAACTGATACAAAACATCAAAGTCCTTATTATTTGTTATCTCTTCTACGCCAAGGCTAAAACTGGTAAATCAGTCCGGTGTCATGCAAACGTTTAAAAATTCTGCGTTGCTTTTCCGTGGTTCGTCCCTTGCGGCCGCCCTGTTCACGAATAAGCTGACGCATTTCCAGCCACTCTTCACTTCCCCAACGAACCGACTGTGACTTAAGCAACTCAAACTCGCGTTCCAGCTCTTCGACAAAGGCTTCACTTTTCAAGA
This region of Agarivorans sp. Alg241-V36 genomic DNA includes:
- the frdA gene encoding fumarate reductase (quinol) flavoprotein subunit, encoding MEVIKTDVAIVGAGGAGLRAAIEVAQQHPELEVALISKVYPMRSHTVAAEGGAAGVAQDHDSFENHFNDTVSGGDWLCEQDVVDFFVERAPKELTQLEHWGCPWSRRPDGSVNVRRFGGMKIERTWFAADKSGFHILHTLFQTSIKYPSIKRYDEHFVLDLVVEDGEVKGLIALDIAEGEAKLIQAKSVIIATGGAGRVYRFNTNGGIVTGDGMALAYRHGVPLRDMEFVQYHPTGLPGSGILMTEGCRGEGGILTNKDGYRYLQDYGLGPETPVGKPENKYMELGPRDRLSQCFWQEAQLGRTIEGPNGDYVNLDLTHLGEDYLLERLPFICELAKAYMGVDPVKEPIPVRPTVHYTMGGIETDGRCATSMKGLYAVGECSSVGLHGANRLGSNSLTEITVFGQVAGESAARNAIVSEHGDSASLLAQAEQTLASYQALKTNQGDEKTSDIRNELGRTMEAGVGIYRTEETMQQTIDKIAELKQRYKNIKLVDDSEVFNTEWLYAVELGYLLDVAEAMAVSAINRKESRGSHQRIDGFEKRDDVNYLKHTLANYRPDSAPEISYSDVKITKSQPAERVYGAAADAQEAAKKQAEAN
- a CDS encoding DASS family sodium-coupled anion symporter; this encodes MAVQKHFKLLVCFIVPLLILALPTSAIPLPELTVVQHRIIAIFVLAALLWIFEPVPVFATSLLIITLELVLISNQGINAIVADTGPAPMGDLLPYTSIFNAFSSPIIILFMGGFALAIGASKFELDNNLARVLLKPFGKRIPMIMLGIMLITAIFSMFMSNTATTVMMLAIVGPLIAAAPRNDLGMKGLILAIPVAANTGGIGTPIGTPPNAIALQYIPEGQITFASWMAFGIPFVIIQLAIGWFLLCKLYPSETGVLELNLKGRFQKSTRAYIVYATFALTILLWLSTAWHGMNSYVVAIIPLAVFTLTGVIGKDDLKLFNWDVLWLVAGGIAMGMALEKSGLAAKIATSIDFASLPTLAVIVVLSIVCVVMANFMSNTATANLIMPIAAAVATSLNGLDGDGGITTLLIIVALSASLGMMLPVSTPPNALAYSTGFIETKDLIKVGGVIGCTGLALLYLAMMVFL
- the epmA gene encoding elongation factor P--(R)-beta-lysine ligase, with the protein product MSETLWQPSASIQSLQQRAKIINKIRCFFAKREVMEVDTPCLSQACVSDVHLHSFSTTLSGPAAPQTLPLYLQTSPEFHMKRLLAAGSGCIYQLAKAFRNEEAGRFHNPEFTMLEWYRIGFDHFTLMDEIDALMHEVLAWEKAERISYVEAFEQQLGLNPLSASHAEFIEVAKTLGVEDLVAREPDRDTILQLLFSLGVEPKIAQQRPCFVYHFPASQAALAKISPDDPQVAERFELYFKGVELANGFHELTDAEEQAQRFAKDQQVRENMGLAAAQVDQRFLAALGAGLPTCAGVALGIDRLLMLALDAPNIQAVQSFSVERA
- a CDS encoding fumarate reductase subunit C produces the protein MSKRKPYERKMGATWWLKNTFHTKYIIREGSSLVIAIYSFVLLFGLFRLSQGAEAFNGWVEAMSQPGWIVFHLLSLAWTLYHSITWFSLAPKAANIWLGQKRVPDNWIVSGMYGALAVISLAGLILVLI
- the priC gene encoding primosomal replication protein PriC codes for the protein MDKTKLIEQIQENLKDIYHKAIDADTVIQQQQEQGKAKYTELFKDSLFKAKDRQFLPYVEELASDLVLLQESQDDEHFVTQLKVMVAKLEQIHSLLADFKQLTR
- the epmB gene encoding EF-P beta-lysylation protein EpmB, with the translated sequence MLRIIPRNDAAVQGNWQKELANAITDPKDLLQFLQLDPENYQSDIAARKLFPMRVPLSFAKRMQSGNPKDPLLLQVLPQQAEFIDVAGFSQDPLEEHQAAVPGLLHKYQSRVLFIVRGGCAVNCRYCFRRHFPYQDNSPNKQGWQQALDYIAKDDAINEVIFSGGDPLMANDQQLAWLVEQLEQIDHLKRLRIHTRLPVVIPSRITEELVELLAQSRLQTIVVSHINHPNEINQELSCAFAKLHQAGITLLNQGVLLKDINDDASTLAQLSEALFSTNILPYYLFLLDKVAGAAHYDIDEQSAVSIMRDLYQRLPGFLVPRLAREQAGKRSKTPIDIGLS
- the frdD gene encoding fumarate reductase subunit FrdD; amino-acid sequence: MKRSNEPVFWGMFGAGGMVAALFTPIAILITGLLVPMGIISGEQFSYERLLAFSQHWIGAAVIWIVISLPLWLCMHRLYHTLHDFGIHAGNLVKALFYGVAFAGSIACATLLLLGLV
- the efp gene encoding elongation factor P encodes the protein MASYSTSEFKGGLKIMLDGEPYAILENEFVKPGKGQAFSRVKLRRLLTGKTLEKTFKSGESVEAADVMDYELAYLYNDGEFYHFMNNDTFEQIAADEKAVGDTAKWLVEQDICVITTWNENPILVTPPNFVELEVTETDPGLKGDTAGTGGKPATLTTGAVVRVPLFIQIGEVVKVDTRSAEYVGRVK
- a CDS encoding succinate dehydrogenase/fumarate reductase iron-sulfur subunit; translation: MADSIKIDILRYRPESDKEPVWQSYDVPFTNEMSLLEALAYIKDELDPTLSYRWSCRMAICGSCGMMVNGVPKLGCKTFLRDYKNGMKVEALANFPIERDLVVDMSDFIEKLEAIKPYIINDKPRALEDGCHTQSPKQMAQYKQFSMCINCGLCYAACPQYGLDKSFTGPAALALLHRYNQDSRDAGKAERMKIVNAEEGAWGCTFVGYCSKVCPKDVDPAAAIQLGKVDSAKDYVIAMFKPGE